One genomic segment of Fundulus heteroclitus isolate FHET01 chromosome 10, MU-UCD_Fhet_4.1, whole genome shotgun sequence includes these proteins:
- the klhl11 gene encoding kelch-like protein 11, which produces MAAAAAEVSGGGEGCAQAAPLTAGDGEPGEAEEFTCSAYCSELSRRQDEQRRAGLFCDLTLVFSSRDASGGERLLTLPAHRTVLSAASQYFELLLGGQFSESQTGRVELREWSSAAGPDPETVEAVIHFMYTGEVRVSNANVHDVLELADRFLLSQLKIFCAEFLVKKLSLSNCVAVHSLAHMYSLSQLALKAAEKIRRNFHRVIHSEEFYTLPFHLVRDWLLDSEITVDSEQELFDAVVKWVHQNPEQREKYFEELFKLVRLPQISPTDLTRVIRKEPLVANSAECQQLVVKALEFHAVCSEGLKSASSGPCPSYTAAVHPRLGQNMDVIMVVGGVSEGGEYLSECVGYFVAEDRWVNLPHIHNHLDGHAIAVTGDRVYVAGSMEPGFAKMVERYNAGLNSWEDVSSLTTRKHSFGLTCVKDVLYGIGGHGNFSPGFKDVIVYKPEQDEWISLEPAPKILRDVKTVSVEDRYVYVMARTPEDTDHDDGLSTVTMCYDTESHRWQEVRSLPLIDNYCTFQMAVSSTTFYQTASCCPKSNKVTFEAAQQKVNRNIPEEILDSLPAEVLGMEGAAICFLGEDIFIIGGWGNSSNLEKQYRREAYRYCAEKKRWTLLPPLPQPRCRAAACHVRIPYRYLRGTQRYPMPQNLARQRERMQQMQQLHRRTFTMRRQLQSQIEC; this is translated from the exons atggcggcggcggcggcggaggtGAGCGGCGGCGGCGAAGGCTGCGCGCAGGCGGCGCCGCTGACTGCAGGTGACGGTGAACCTGGAGAGGCCGAGGAATTCACCTGCTCGGCCTACTGCTCGGAGCTCTCCCGGCGGCAGGACGAACAGAGGAGGGCGGGGCTGTTCTGCGACCTGACCCTGGTCTTCAGCTCCAGGGACGCGTCCGGCGGGGAGCGGCTCCTCACCTTACCGGCGCACCGCACGGTCCTGTCCGCGGCCTCGCAGTATTTCGAGCTGCTGCTGGGCGGACAGTTCTCCGAGTCCCAGACCGGGAGAGTGGAGCTGAGGGAGTGGAGCTCCGCGGCGGGGCCCGACCCGGAGACCGTGGAGGCGGTCATCCACTTCATGTACACCGGGGAGGTCAGGGTGAGCAATGCAAATGTGCACGATGTGCTGGAACTCGCTGACAG GTTCTTGTTGAGTCAGCTGAAGATCTTCTGCGCAGAGTTCCTCGTGAAGAAGTTGAGCCTTTCCAACTGCGTAGCTGTGCACAGCCTGGCCCACATGTACAGCCTGAGCCAGCTCGCCCTGAAGGCCGCCGAGAAGATCAGGAGAAACTTCCACAGAGTTATCCACAGCGAGGAGTTCTACACGCTGCCGTTTCATCTGGTACGAGACTGGCTGCTGGACTCGGAAATCACAGTGGACTCGGAGCAGGAGTTGTTCGACGCCGTCGTGAAGTGGGTCCACCAAAACCCGGAGCAACGGGAGAAGTACTTCGAAGAGCTGTTTAAGCTCGTAAGGCTTCCGCAGATTTCTCCCACCGACTTGACGCGCGTGATTCGAAAGGAGCCCTTAGTGGCGAACAGCGCGGAGTGTCAGCAGCTGGTGGTGAAGGCCCTGGAGTTTCACGCCGTTTGCTCTGAGGGCCTCAAGTCGGCCAGCTCAGGTCCGTGTCCCTCCTACACGGCAGCCGTCCATCCACGTCTCGGCCAGAACATGGACGTGATCATGGTGGTGGGTGGCGTCTCGGAAGGCGGAGAATATCTCAGCGAGTGCGTCGGCTACTTCGTCGCGGAGGATCGTTGGGTCAATCTGCCGCACATCCACAACCACCTCGACGGCCACGCCATCGCGGTTACCGGGGACCGCGTCTACGTGGCGGGCTCCATGGAGCCTGGCTTTGCAAAGATGGTGGAGCGCTACAACGCGGGCCTCAACAGTTGGGAGGATGTCAGCAGCCTGACGACGCGAAAGCACTCCTTTGGCCTCACGTGCGTCAAGGACGTGCTCTACGGCATCGGGGGTCACGGTAACTTCAGTCCCGGCTTTAAGGACGTCATTGTCTATAAACCGGAGCAGGACGAGTGGATCAGCCTCGAGCCAGCGCCGAAAATCCTGCGAGATGTAAAAACTGTCAGCGTGGAGGACCGCTACGTGTACGTGATGGCCAGGACCCCTGAGGACACAGACCACGATGACGGGCTGAGCACCGTGACCATGTGCTACGATACAGAGAGTCACAGGTGGCAGGAAGTGCGCTCGTTACCTCTAATCGATAACTACTGCACTTTTCAAATGGCCGTCTCATCCACAACCTTCTACCAGACCGCTTCCTGCTGCCCCAAAAGCAATAAAGTGACGTTTGAGGCCGCCCAGCAGAAAGTGAACCGAAACATCCCGGAGGAGATCCTCGACAGCCTCCCCGCGGAGGTTCTCGGCATGGAAGGAGCCGCCATCTGCTTCCTCGGTGAGGACATCTTCATCATCGGCGGGTGGGGGAACAGCAGCAACTTGGAAAAACAGTACCGCAGGGAGGCGTACCGCTACTGCGCCGAGAAGAAGCGCTGGACTCTGCTGCCGCCCTTACCCCAGCCACGCTGCCGAGCAGCAGCCTGCCACGTTCGCATCCCGTA